A window of Calonectris borealis chromosome 3, bCalBor7.hap1.2, whole genome shotgun sequence contains these coding sequences:
- the SERTAD2 gene encoding SERTA domain-containing protein 2, with product MLGKGGKRKFDEHEDGLEGKVVSPTDGPSKVSYTLQRQTIFNISLMKLYNHRPLTEPSLQKTVLINNMLRRIQEELKQEGSLRPMFVTASQPADPLSDNFREAQPAFSHLASQPLLPTDFVSTTPLESCLTPASLLEDDTFCTSPTVQHDGPTKPPPPVLQPVKDSFSSALDEIEELCPAPTSAEAVAAETAADDSKDHPSESNVQKPEGLPESRTAESKLMDSLPGNFEITTSTGFLTDLTLDDILFADIDTSMYDFDPCTSATGAASKMAPVSADELLKTLAPYSSQPVTPNQPFKMDLTELDHIMEVLVGS from the coding sequence atgttggggaaaggaggaaagcggAAGTTTGACGAGCATGAAGATGGGTTGGAAGGCAAAGTGGTGTCTCCTACTGACGGTCCCTCTAAGGTGTCTTACACCTTACAGCGTCAGACTATCTTCAACATTTCCCTTATGAAACTTTATAACCACAGGCCATTAACCGAGCCAAGCTTGCAAAAGACAGTTTTAATTAACAACATGCTGAGGCGAATCCAGGAAGAACTCAAACAAGAAGGCAGCTTGAGGCCCATGTTCGTGACCGCTTCGCAGCCCGCCGACCCTCTCAGCGACAACTTCCGCGAGGCCCAGCCGGCGTTCAGCCATCTCGcctcccagccccttctccccaCTGACTTCGTAAGCACTACGCCCCTGGAGTCTTGCCTCACCCCAGCCTCTTTGCTCGAGGATGACACTTTTTGCACTTCCCCGACTGTCCAGCACGATGGTCCGACAAAACCACCACCTCCTGTTCTCCAACCAGTAAAGGACAGCTTCTCTTCAGCCTTGGACGAAATCGAGGAGCTTTGTCCAGCACCTACCTCCGCAGAGGCAGTAGCAGCCGAAACAGCAGCCGATGACTCTAAAGACCACCCCAGTGAGTCCAACGTTCAAAAGCCCGAGGGCCTCCCAGAGAGCAGAACAGCCGAATCGAAACTCATGGACTCGCTACCTGGCAACTTTGAGATAACAACTTCCACAGGTTTCCTCACGGACTTGACCCTGGATGATATTCTGTTCGCTGACATTGATACGTCCATGTATGATTTTGACCCCTGCACGTCTGCCACAGGGGCTGCCTCAAAAATGGCTCCTGTCTCAGCAGATGAGCTCCTAAAAACTCTCGCTCCGTACAGCAGTCAACCAGTAACTCCAAATCAGCCTTTCAAAATGGACCTCACAGAACTGGATCACATCATGGAGGTGCTTGTTGGGTcttaa